TTTCCAGCGCGCCTCGACCCGCGTCTCGAGCTTGTTCACGTTCTGCCCACCGGGGCCGCTGGAATGGGATGTGCGGAACTCGATCTCGTGAACGGGTACTTTTCCGGCGCGGGGCCTCGGCTGGGAATGCCCGCGAGGCCCCCCGGGCCGGGTTTCACGCCTCAAGGACGAATATCTCCCTCTGAATCGGCTCGGTCGTGACTACGGCTTCGCCGCCGTCGATGAGGAGATTCACCTCGCTCCGAATCCCAAAGTCCTCCAGGTAAACTCCCGGCTCCACGGATACGAGCGTCCCCTCGACCAGGCTTCGCTCGTCGCGGGTCTCGAGATTGTCCAAATGGACCCCGTTCCCGTGTACTTCCTCCCCGATCGAATGCCCGGTCCGGTGAATGAAGCGGTCGCCGAGACCTTGGGAGCGGATCGCCTCACGCGCCACGTCGTCCACGTCGCATCCTCTCGGCTCGCGGCCCGCGCGGAGGGAATCGCGCACGAAGCCGATCGCCGCGTCCCGCGCTTCGCGAACTGCGGCGAACGCGGCTTGATGGGCCTCGGGAGGAGCCGATCCGAAGTACGCGACCTGGGTGTAGTCGGCATAGACGGCACCCGGACGCTTCGATTTGGCCCAGGCGTCGAGAAGCAGGAAGTCCCCGGCGCGGATCGGCCGGTCGAGGGCGGCCCGATTCGTAAAGTGGGCGTCGGCGGAGTGCTCGTTCGCCGCGACGGTCGGGGGGTCGCTCGAGGTCAGCCCCTCGGAATCCAATCGCTCGAGCAGCCAGCGCTGAAGGGCGAGCTCGGTGGTCGGCGTTCCAGAGCGCGCGCACCCGCGCACCCGCTGGAATGCCGCCGCCATGATCGCGTGCAGAGCGGATCCGGTGCGGCGGTGGTCACGCCGCGCATCGGGGGCCAGCGCTCCCTCGAAACGCTGAGTGAGCTCCGCGGAGGAGACGACCAGGGCGCCGGTGGCGCGGACCAGCTCGACCGTGCCCGCGTCGACGCGCGACACGTTCGGAAGGCGGGAGTAGGGGGAGTACTCCATTGCGATCCGGCGGGGGGTTCCGGCAACCGTGGGATACCCCGCGCTTCGGACGCCCTCCGAGTGGATCATCGCCCCGAGCATTCGCTCCAGCTCTTCCCACGTGAGATAGACCAGGGCGGGGCCCGGAAGGTGATCCAGCGCGTGCGGCTCGAGACGATGCACGAGCTTTGCCGGCTCGCCCGATGCGGGGATCCAGTAAAACCACCGTCTCGTCGTCTTCGGAGGGTCGGCGCTCGCGGTCAAACCGAGAATTCGCCGCGCGATCGGGTTCGTGCCGTGGAAATCGAAGAGGAGCCAGCCGTCCATCCCGCTCTCGCGGATCGCCGCCTGCATCCGGCCGACGCGGGACGTGGAGTCTGGATCCTGAATCGGGCCGATTCCGGCGCCCGTCATGACCCTGTGCTTCCGCCGCGCGCCGCGCGCTCCTCGTGGCCTGCATTCTCTATGACATGCCGCATGGCGGCCTCGCGCAGCTCGGGGATTCCATCCCGCGTGAGGGCGGAGACGAAGACCGCGCCGGGATACCCCGCCCGGAGCCCCAGGACCGAAACCTCGTCGGGAACCGCGTCGATCTTGTTGAACACGCAGAGCCTGGGCCGGCCGAGCGCCCCGATGGAATCGAGCACGGCCTCGACCGCCTGGATATGCGCGTCGATATCCGGCTCCGTGGCGTCCACGACGTGGAGGAGGAGATCCGCCTCCGTGACCTCCTCCAGCGTGGCGCGGAACGAAACGACGAGATGGGAGGGGAGCTTGCGGATGAATCCCACGGTATCGGTGAGAAGGGCGCGTGTATTGCGGCCGATCGGAAAGACACGGGTCGTGGGGTCCAACGTCGCGAACAGCTGGTCTTCGACGTACACGCTGGCCCGGGTGAGCGCGTTGAACAGAGTCGATTTCCCGGCGTTCGTATACCCGACGAGCGAGACTTTGAAGCACCCCCGGCGTCCCCGGCGTTGCACGCGCCGCTCCTTTACCACCCGCTCCAGCTCCCGCTTCAGCTTCGCGATCCTTTCGCGGACCCGCCGCCGATCGACCTCCAGCTGGGTTTCGCCGGGCCCGCGGGTCCCGATGCCGCCGCCCAAGCGGGAAAGATGCTCCCACATGCGGGTCAGCCGCGGCAGAAGGTACTCGAGCTGGGCCAGCTCCACCTGGATGCGCGCCTCGCGCGTCCGGGCGCGTCGGGAGAAGATGTCCAGGATGAGCCCGGTTCGATCGACGACTTTCATGTTGAGCTGCTCGCCGAGGTTTCGGCTCTGGGCTGGGGAAAGGTCGTCGTCGAGAAGCAGAAGCGTCGCCTGCTCCTCGCCGGAGAGGACGCGTACTTCTTCGATCTTTCCCTTGCTGAGGAACGTGGACGAGCGGATGGGACCGCGGCGCTGCAGCACTTCGCCCCGCACCTGGGCGCCGGCCGTTTCGGCCAGGAGGCGAAGCTCGGTCAGGAGCCTGCCGTTCTCCCCATGCCGCCCCCTCGTTTCGCGGCCGGCGAGAATGGCGCGTTCCCTATGCGGGTGCGATCTCCAGCTCGTAGGGGACATGGGTGAGATTTTCGAAAGTTCCGTCCTGATGCGCGTAGATCACGTCCTCGATCCGAACACCCATCCCTCGGGAAGGATAGTAGAGACCCGGTTCCACTGTGAAGAGCGAACCCGGGAGAATGAGATCCGGATTCGATGCGGCGCTCAAGCGTGGGCGCTCGTGCACCTCGAGGCCGATGCCATGTCCCAGCCCATGCACGTACCCTTCCTGCACACGCTCGTCCTGGCGGATCGTCTTGTGTCCGTGAGCCTCGAAGAGATCGCAAACGCCTTCCTGGTAGACGCGGCCGGGGGTTCCGATCGCCAGCCGATCGACCGTCTCCCGGACCGCGTCCTGGACGAGCGTGTGAAGCTCCTTCAGCTCCCGCGGGGCTCGCCCGACGCAGTAGGTTCGAGTCACGTCGAAGTAATACCCGCCGTTCTCCTGCGCGGGGTACAGATCGACCACGATCGGCCGCCCCTCTTCCAGGACGTCCTGGTCGTTCCCCTCGTTGTGCGGCACCCCGGCGTCGCGGCCCATCGCGATGATATTTCCGTGCGGTTCCACGAGGCCGGCCTCGAAGAAGATCCGGCGCACTTCGCGGCGCAGTCTTCCGATCGTGACCCAGCCGTCCGCATCGCGGAGCTTCCTCCCTTCGAGGCGCGCGCGCTCGATGATCTCGCGGATGCGCGCGTACGCCCGCTGGCATACGGAGGCGACCGATCGGACCGTCTTCACCTCCTCGGGATCCTTCGTGCTGCGCGCCAGCTCGAATAGTCCGGGATCCTCGTCCTCCACGAGCTCGATGTCCGGCTTGATCCTTCCGAGATAGTTCAAGATGTGGTGATACCAACCGATCTGCACGACGCCCTCGACCAGAACCCGTCCGCGAACGCCCAGCCTGTCGAGAACGATCTGCATGAGGCGCGCCGAAGCCCGCACCTGGTTTCCTTCCTGCTCCAACAATTTCATCCAGCCGAGCGAGCCGTAGTCTCCCAGCTCGAACCCGGTGGCGGCCGCGCTGTCGCGCTCCATCGCATGGTGGACCAAATAGGGCTTCGCGCCGGGGCGCCAGACCACAATGCCCTTCAGGTGGGCGTGGGGGCCCGTGATATAGCGAAAGGTCGGGCTCATGTACTCGCCCTGGAG
This genomic interval from Candidatus Eisenbacteria bacterium contains the following:
- a CDS encoding aminopeptidase P family protein encodes the protein MKRDIDHLMNERGLSAAIVLQGEYMSPTFRYITGPHAHLKGIVVWRPGAKPYLVHHAMERDSAAATGFELGDYGSLGWMKLLEQEGNQVRASARLMQIVLDRLGVRGRVLVEGVVQIGWYHHILNYLGRIKPDIELVEDEDPGLFELARSTKDPEEVKTVRSVASVCQRAYARIREIIERARLEGRKLRDADGWVTIGRLRREVRRIFFEAGLVEPHGNIIAMGRDAGVPHNEGNDQDVLEEGRPIVVDLYPAQENGGYYFDVTRTYCVGRAPRELKELHTLVQDAVRETVDRLAIGTPGRVYQEGVCDLFEAHGHKTIRQDERVQEGYVHGLGHGIGLEVHERPRLSAASNPDLILPGSLFTVEPGLYYPSRGMGVRIEDVIYAHQDGTFENLTHVPYELEIAPA
- the hflX gene encoding GTPase HflX; protein product: MSPTSWRSHPHRERAILAGRETRGRHGENGRLLTELRLLAETAGAQVRGEVLQRRGPIRSSTFLSKGKIEEVRVLSGEEQATLLLLDDDLSPAQSRNLGEQLNMKVVDRTGLILDIFSRRARTREARIQVELAQLEYLLPRLTRMWEHLSRLGGGIGTRGPGETQLEVDRRRVRERIAKLKRELERVVKERRVQRRGRRGCFKVSLVGYTNAGKSTLFNALTRASVYVEDQLFATLDPTTRVFPIGRNTRALLTDTVGFIRKLPSHLVVSFRATLEEVTEADLLLHVVDATEPDIDAHIQAVEAVLDSIGALGRPRLCVFNKIDAVPDEVSVLGLRAGYPGAVFVSALTRDGIPELREAAMRHVIENAGHEERAARGGSTGS
- a CDS encoding aminopeptidase P family protein — its product is MTGAGIGPIQDPDSTSRVGRMQAAIRESGMDGWLLFDFHGTNPIARRILGLTASADPPKTTRRWFYWIPASGEPAKLVHRLEPHALDHLPGPALVYLTWEELERMLGAMIHSEGVRSAGYPTVAGTPRRIAMEYSPYSRLPNVSRVDAGTVELVRATGALVVSSAELTQRFEGALAPDARRDHRRTGSALHAIMAAAFQRVRGCARSGTPTTELALQRWLLERLDSEGLTSSDPPTVAANEHSADAHFTNRAALDRPIRAGDFLLLDAWAKSKRPGAVYADYTQVAYFGSAPPEAHQAAFAAVREARDAAIGFVRDSLRAGREPRGCDVDDVAREAIRSQGLGDRFIHRTGHSIGEEVHGNGVHLDNLETRDERSLVEGTLVSVEPGVYLEDFGIRSEVNLLIDGGEAVVTTEPIQREIFVLEA